A section of the Paenibacillus aurantius genome encodes:
- a CDS encoding phosphoribosylaminoimidazolesuccinocarboxamide synthase, translating into MSETTALYTAVDYVQAPLLYKGKVRELYDLGEHYLIVVTDRISAFDYVLKPAVPDKGNVLNLLSRFWFDKTADLQPNHVVHCDVEKLGDLVTEPALLKDRIMVTRKAERIDIECVVRGYITGGGWRQYQANGEINGHKLPEGLRKNAKLEEPIFTPAAKNDVGHDEDISIERMEELVGKELTAELQEKSLRLYEFARDYCEKHGIILADTKFEFGLIDGQVILIDEIFTPDSSRYWAAEKYALDIEIDGMDKEPVRTYLSQSGWDKNSEPDPLPADVVEATSNRYRDILNRIVSTA; encoded by the coding sequence ATGAGTGAGACCACCGCGCTGTATACCGCCGTCGACTATGTCCAAGCACCGCTCTTGTATAAAGGAAAGGTCCGGGAGCTGTATGACCTGGGCGAGCATTACCTGATCGTGGTAACGGACCGGATCTCGGCGTTCGATTACGTCCTGAAGCCGGCCGTGCCGGACAAAGGGAACGTCCTTAACCTGCTGAGCCGGTTCTGGTTCGACAAGACGGCTGACCTTCAGCCGAATCACGTCGTCCACTGCGATGTGGAGAAGCTCGGCGATCTCGTAACCGAGCCGGCTCTCCTGAAGGACCGCATCATGGTCACCCGCAAGGCCGAGCGCATCGACATCGAGTGCGTCGTGCGCGGCTACATCACGGGGGGCGGCTGGCGCCAGTATCAGGCGAATGGCGAGATTAACGGGCACAAGCTGCCCGAAGGGCTCCGCAAGAACGCGAAGCTCGAGGAACCGATCTTCACCCCCGCCGCGAAGAACGATGTCGGCCATGACGAGGACATCTCCATCGAACGGATGGAGGAGCTGGTCGGCAAGGAGCTGACCGCCGAGCTGCAGGAGAAGAGCCTGCGCCTCTACGAGTTCGCCCGGGATTACTGCGAGAAACACGGCATCATCCTCGCCGACACGAAGTTCGAGTTCGGGCTGATCGACGGTCAGGTCATTCTGATCGACGAGATTTTCACCCCGGATTCGTCCCGTTACTGGGCGGCGGAGAAGTACGCGCTCGATATCGAGATCGACGGCATGGACAAGGAGCCGGTCCGCACGTACCTGAGCCAATCGGGATGGGACAAAAACAGCGAGCCGGATCCGCTGCCGGCGGACGTGGTGGAAGCGACGTCGAACCGGTACCGGGACATCCTGAACCGGATTGTAAGCACGGCGTAA
- the purS gene encoding phosphoribosylformylglycinamidine synthase subunit PurS: MLKATVYVTIKESVLDPQGNAVQGALHSMGFQEVGKVRIGKYLEVNLDTDDRAEAEERLKAMCEKLLANTVVEDYRFEIA, encoded by the coding sequence ATGTTAAAAGCTACCGTCTACGTAACCATTAAAGAAAGCGTATTGGACCCGCAGGGGAATGCGGTTCAGGGAGCCCTTCACTCCATGGGCTTCCAAGAGGTCGGGAAGGTGCGCATCGGCAAGTACCTGGAGGTCAACCTCGACACCGACGACCGCGCGGAGGCGGAAGAGCGCCTGAAAGCGATGTGCGAGAAGCTTCTCGCTAATACCGTCGTGGAAGATTACCGCTTCGAGATCGCTTAA
- the purQ gene encoding phosphoribosylformylglycinamidine synthase subunit PurQ encodes MNFGVLVFPGSNCDIDCYKAVEETVGQKVEYVWHTETDLSRFDCILVPGGFSYGDYLRCGAIARFAPVMGALVKFAEQGKFVLGICNGFQILTESGLLPGALLRNRTLKFRCHSAMLRVENAGTPFTNQYREGEEIDIPIAHGEGNYYCDAETLEKLKANNQIVFRYAGSNPNGSVDDIAGICNERGNVLGMMPHPERAVNQLLGSEDGKRMFTSILNKWREQHGAAAIR; translated from the coding sequence ATGAACTTTGGAGTTCTCGTTTTTCCGGGATCGAACTGTGACATAGATTGCTATAAAGCCGTGGAAGAAACGGTCGGCCAGAAGGTCGAATACGTTTGGCACACGGAGACGGACCTTTCGCGTTTTGACTGCATTTTGGTGCCGGGAGGCTTCTCGTACGGGGATTACCTGCGCTGCGGCGCAATCGCCCGTTTTGCCCCGGTCATGGGTGCGCTCGTAAAATTCGCGGAGCAAGGCAAGTTTGTGCTCGGCATCTGCAACGGCTTCCAGATTCTGACCGAATCGGGCCTGCTGCCGGGAGCCCTGCTCCGCAACCGCACGCTGAAGTTCCGCTGCCATTCGGCGATGCTTCGCGTGGAGAATGCGGGCACTCCTTTTACGAACCAGTACCGCGAAGGGGAAGAGATCGACATCCCGATCGCGCACGGAGAAGGCAACTACTATTGCGACGCCGAGACGCTCGAGAAGCTGAAGGCGAACAACCAGATCGTTTTCCGTTATGCAGGCAGTAACCCGAACGGTTCGGTGGACGATATCGCCGGTATCTGCAACGAACGGGGCAACGTGCTCGGCATGATGCCGCACCCGGAACGCGCCGTGAACCAGCTGCTCGGCTCCGAGGACGGCAAGCGCATGTTTACATCGATTCTGAACAAATGGAGGGAACAGCATGGCGCAGCAGCTATCCGC